gctttggtaaaattatttgCATTCGCGTTTGGTAAGCATTCATTTATGTTCGCTTATTAAGAATAAACTTAAcgaacataaataaacaaatattagagCTCGTTTAATAAACAAACAGTATGAACATTTGTATGCTCGTTTACTAAGAGCTCGTGAACGCGTTCGTTAttgttcatttaataatgttagttagttcgtgaacatgttcgttTAAGACTGTTCACGAACATACTCATTTAAGTGCAATTTgttttattacggagtattttttttttttgtttttaaattttaagataCTACTTTAgtttagccttttttttttttagtcgttatgttgtttgtttggttattgtttgtAAACATAGACTATTTTTTGTTCATGAACAAATTATAGTCATGAACATGTACATGTGCTTGTCTGTTTGTTTAGCGTTTGTGAACAAGTAACGAGCACGTTTGTGAGCGTGTTTGCAAACATTAActaacacgttcacgaacgttaACCAATGTTTAACAAACGAACACCAACATAAAtttcaaaaatcttaacaaactaCAAGAACActctaaaaattttaacaaatgaaCACATAGAATAACCtctgttcggttcgttaacaagCCTACTTGTTGTTGTGTGCCACAGTCCAGCAATCTCTGCAACCTCTTTCCGTGATAGTTTCGATGCACTGTGCTACTACACCGCATACACAATTGTATCAGCCACACCAACTTCTTTTTTTGTGGCTGCAAAGAAATTTCTGGTCCTGGCATGGGGTTGCAATTATGAGATCATTCAGTAGTTTTTGTATTGTTGTATTTATAGCCTCTGCTTGAGAGTCATTTCGTTTGTGACAAATCTCAACATTTCCTGTGAAAGTAGTCTCGTCAGTTGCTCTCGTACAGTCGTACCTTGTTAACAGAATTGACCAATATAACTTTCAACTCATAGCAAAAAATAGGGCATTTTACCATCATCATTAGAATTATGCAGAAACTAAACATTTAGCATGTCAAATTAGTAGTATTACTTTATTGGTAAAATCACTATTTTAGTTCCTCAATTATTTTGCAACTATCAATTCAGTTCctatttttcaatttgaacaaatttgaTCCTTgaattgtttttaaatttctttaatgAAATCCCTTTGACATTATTCGTCACTCCAACGTTAATTGCCCTTATTTGAATCCCCGCGCAactaacaatttgaaataaGGGTGTCAAGAAGTAAACTTACTTCTCGACTAGGCCGAAAAGTATAATCTCGCCTTGTAACCGGAAGGTATGTTTACTTTTCGATCGCACGAGGGTGCTTCTGGCACTTCTAGGTTACGCATGAGAAGTGCGCACTCAAATAAGGGCAACTAACATCTAAGTGATGGAATGGAATAGTGTAAATGGGATTCAATTGACGATATTTAAAACAATTCAATGATCAAATTGAAAAGTAGGGACTTCGAAACAATTGGGGGACAAAAAACAGTGATTTTCCCTTACTTCATAGCAAGCAACACAATCCCCTTTCGAGAGATAGTTCCTGCACTGAACCATGGCATACACAGGTTGCTGTGTTGTTGCAAAGCGCTTATCATCGCCATTGTTCAATTGGATTCTAAGATCAACAAAGCTGGCATTAAGGTTTCtgaaaaaactttaattttgtgGTTGCTAATATTGTATGGGTTGCATCCCTTGGTTAACAGCATAGTTTCCAGGCTTGATTCTGCTAGTTTTAACGTCATTACTGCCATTAGACAGCAATACCTCCACTGTCTTGCCATAGTTATAGGTATATATTGCTTAGCACATTGCAACAATTCAGGGTTCTGCAGGGAAGATTTAATTAGTCCAAAACTTCTAGACATTAAAAATGGTATTATAActcagtggggtagctcaagtggtaagtgagctctctttgtggggaggaatttcgggagaacccgggttcaattcccacaagtgacgattccccctgggccagctcccgtgcctctcggagcgaacgagGGTGTACCCCGGACCGTTacacggacggagagaaagaccctgtaagtttacaaaaaaaaaaagaaaattaaagatggTAATATAAAAGGTAGGTATCATAATCGGAAATAGttagaaagatttttttttttttttttaatcttgacTTAAGACCAGCTAGTCTTCCATAGTGTCACCGCCATGTTTAGTGCGCGCCACGTTTAGtgctaaattttcaaattaacatcttgtggtcctttacctttaaaatttaacatccttggtctttcaaattttaaccaattgTGATCATTTCAGAAGAATCACACGgctggttaaaatttgaaagttgaaagatcacgattagttaaaatttgaaagttagaGAGACACgggtggttaacttgaaagttaAAGGATCATGGATGGTTAACTTGAAATTTTAAGACTAAACGTGATAAAACCACTATAATCAAAGACCCAAATGATATTTACTCAAAAAAATCGGAATGAGTGCTCTCTCACTTTTGGTATTGCTCATTTGTTTTGAAATGAGGATGGTTAGTTCTGTTCTACCAAATATATGTAAGGATCAAATCCGTATGAGTTGCTTAATTGGTTATAGAGGTGAAGTTTGGGAAAAAGAATATTTGTAAGGATAATTAATTACATTGTAATAAttagtacggagtaattaattaatttcaatgaaTAAATGCTGATATGAGAATTTGCTTCCGATCCAATTCTGGAATTTAGAAATGCATGCATAAATCTAGTGTAATTTGTTAGCCAAGAAAAAAAGTTCAAGTCTCTATTAGGCAAAAACTACTTTGTGCCATGGTACATGTGAtagaaaatattactttttagcAAACTTTATATGATGTTACTGTTCACTCCTTATTTTTGCACTTTAAATGTACTTGGATATTCTTTTTAGAcaatattcattatttaataGGTTGAAATTAAATGTTCACATCTGGCTTGATACGACATGCTATATCTGGAGTCAtactatattagtatattacaatAACAAATTACAGATATAATAACTTTGGATTATATCATGGCTGTACCACTAAATGTAGTCAAGCCCTTAAATTAGTCTAGGTTAATTTACCCGTACGGATTTAGTTCACTGGTTTAATAGacagtatttaaaaaaagaaatcaaagttCAAACCTGGACAACGGTAGTGTGAGAATTATGCTCAAAATAGATAGATCTCTTATGCATATCAACATTTGACCCTATCTACCCCAAATGTTCTGTCAGGTTGGGGTCTAACACCTGATTAAATACCGAGATCCACTATGATGTTTTACCTAAAATGCATATGGTTCATGGTATCGGCAATATAGTATTGAGTTTCATGGAAAATTCTGGCAGGTTGGTTGCAATATATTGACTATATCCCTTGTTTAATTGTGTGCTTATCCCTGAACCTTGGACCAAGATTTACAGTTAAATGCAAGCCAAATGGAGATTAATTgtaatttagttatttttaacaatttcatattgattttttttttaaaacactcTTGTGACCACCAGTTTGGTAACAGaggtgtcatcacactacacagtACGAAGTAGATGACAAAAATctcacattgataaaataaaagagaacaTATGCTTTTATAAAGCTATGAGTTAGAttagctaattgattgaatttaGTCTTTTAGTATGATTTAACCATGTACATTATAGTCTAATTGAGTGACTTCCCTAGGTTAACAAAAAAagatttctttaaattttttttttttatgcatacACAAGTTGCTTCTCACAACAAGTGCACATTCAAGGAATCACTCCAGAATCTTTTGTGTTCTAGAAATGAGCTTACCATGTACACTCTTGAATGTTGAGATTCCGAACTCTACAAATGCGGAATGCCGAATGTCTCACCAAACTAGTCAATGATCTTCTCAAtgattaagcaaggctaagaactAAACTAGCTATTAAAACAAACTTAGCTAGGTAATTAGtagtagttttattttattttattttattttgaaattttgagtatgtatatgaatataaagaacaagatagtGGGGTATGTCTTCTCAACTTGTAAACTAGCTTCTCATTACTAGCTTACTTAGATTTAATGTTTCTCGCAAATAACTTAAActttcaatgcacttctcatctAAAGATAAAAGAGAATATTTCACTTCAATTCAGAATATTACAATCTGTTTTGAACCATTTGGTTGTGGAGTATTTATAGGAAAAAATTAGCTAGAcactaaaattgttaaaatattcTAAGTTCCTTACCCCTTAATTTGAACCATTGGCGTATTAAACTTGTTCATGAAGACTAAATTTTCTTCGAAAGTTTTGTTGCTTTTCACATGGATTCTGATATGCATTTAATGCTTTTGTCTCCATGCCATGAAAGTTGCTTGAAGTGTTTGTTTGAGCTACTTAGTTGATGACAAGGAAGTGAGTGACTAACTAAATTGTAAAGAAGTTGCACAAACAAGTAGATGAATCACCATGCAAGTGGGTGATGCACATTCCTTAAGCTAGTAGctttcttcaaaagtttttatgtaaAGGACCAAAGGCAATTAAATAGAATTGTTTCTCtagattaattttttcattaaaagataTTGAACTCCAATTTGTTatcacaaaagtgttaaaaaccTCTTAGAATTTTCTTTGACATGGATCTTGTTACCGAACTACTTTGAGACTTTCAAAGAATCATTTGATTCTTGTCTTTAAGTTTCTATCAATTATCCAAGCAAGAACTCAATCCAAATAGGGCTTTCAAGAATCCCAAAATGTTTAGTGAAGATAAAGAAATCTAGAATTTgttctttaaataaaatttaaaaaaataaaaaataaaataaaaaaggagaaaattcaAGAATTTCACAAGCTCAAACCTTCACCCAGGCTAACAAAGATAACGATTACCAAAAAAACTCACCGTTTTTCCATTGAACCTAAGAACTGAAGATTTTGACCATATTGTGGTCTGTTGAAGGCAAAGAAAATATCaaatacagttttttttttttttttttcctaaagaaGATAGTAAGATAAATCAGAGCCTTATTAACCACTGTATGTATGAAAATCTGAACTGACATTAGAAGTTTCTTAACTGGTGCTACAGACTAATTtatgagttaaaaaaaaaataaataaagctgAAATTAACTCTTCAGCAATAAATTGGGTTACAAGCTGTTGGAGCAGCACACAGTCAAAACTTATTCTCATTGTGTTTGAACCGGATTCCATTTGCATGTAATGAATTCAAAGAATCAAAGGCGATGGTAGTGACCGAGAGGCACTTACAAGGGACCTGGAAAGGAGCCATTCTCCCTTTGCTCGTTCCATCTATCTATCTGCATCCAAAAGCATTGTCAAGTTAGAAACAAAATTGTTTAGTGTACACTATAGTCCTaatgtataataataactacTAAACTCTGGAGCTTCATAACATCAATGTAAACTATCAAACACCATCTCTGCCATGTACTTCCCGAACAAGATAACCACCAGATTGagggtaaccccagccaagatggctaaggatacaaacttgtaaccacaaggtcacgagttcgaatcctagccttcttagtttgaaccaattagctatgaacaaccTAAGTTAGTTAacctctttgtggtcctttgccggctagggtcacaaggcggggtttactaACTGCACACCCTTGGGTAGTGGCTACGGGTTTCcacgtcacccaaaaaaaaaaaaaaagataaccaCCGGATTAAGTGGAAGACGCGTCAACCATAATGAGAGCATTGTACCCAATAGTGTTTAAATCCCCATGTTGGCAGTAataaaagaggaagaagatagCACATCATTTTAGCAGGGTGACATAAGAAGTATAATCCCAATCTATTATGATGGATAATTGTGAGGATTCTAAGTTAGTTAAAGTAGGCAAAAACCAGTAGGGTAGCATACACCAACATGTTCTTGTAGTGACAgaacataataattaaaataaaaagaatgagGCAGGCAAAAGGAGGTGCAGAATAATACCCATTCGCCTGGGCAAAGGGAGCGATAATACTTTGCAAACTTGTCACACTCAGGTGCATTGTCACCCTTTGCAGCTATGCACCTGAAAGGTAACATAAACTACATCAGTATTCTTGGACAGAAATGTTTATGAAGCAAGATATAAATGGAAAAGAAGTACCAGCATTACTTGTTTGACTCACCGGTGATATTCAACATATCGGGTAAAGCAATGCCTAGTCTGGTTGGTAGTAGGGAACCGGAAATCCGCAGGAGCTGTCTCAAGCTGGTACCCATTGTGACacaaaatgagagagagaaagagagaaagagagaatgaGCACATACAGTAATAAACATAGAGAATGCATGATTCAACAAAGCAACTAGTATACAAGATTACCTTAATCTCTGAGGTCATATCAGCACCTTGAACAATAGGGGTCTTTAAATCTCCTGCTGGCTCGATGGGCACATTTAATTTGTCCTCTTTCTCTTTCAGTAAATATTGCTGTGAACAAAAAGTATTACAAAAGATTGAAATGCAGCAAGAGCCCCTAATAAGAGGAGTAAAGGAGCATTTCTATGAAAGGCTCAATGGAAGAGACATTCAATACTTTCTTTCTAAAGGGTACAATTGCATAGAGATGGGCATATGAAGCTAAAGCAAAAGATTTTTAGCTCCTGTCTAAACATATGAAATACATTATAAGCAAATTAGCATGATAGGAACGTTTACTAAGTTGAGACACAGGAGGACATAAGGGTCAGAACTATTGCCCAAACTGCCAAACCAAGATGGGCACACAAAGGAAGATGTTAACACCTTTCTCTGTTTTCAAAGACATTTCTTCTCACTGGTGCATTTGGCAACTAAACCATGCCCAAGTACTACTAGAGAAGTATAActcataaacaaacaaataactCTATTAACACGTAGGCAAAGTGAATGATGATGGAGCAGAAACAAACATGGATTCATATCTAAGTGTATAAGTTCTATAAATTTCGATTCAAACCAGTATTAAACTATTAATAGGGTAACtatcaaaagaagaaaaatgaaacaactTTGAGATTAAACTGACAACATATAAAAGTGTATCAATTACACCCTAAGTTtcgctaattaaattaattattgaaattttatgcTTTAAAAATATGAAGCAGCAAATTGTAAAAGCACTATGACAGATTTCTGCCACTTCAAGACGACATGACGCTGATCTGAAGTTTGCCCTCCAACTATGCACATAGCGCACACATGAAAATTGGTCCCATGACCAAGAAAATGAGACATAGCTGCTTTATTGCGAAGAAGTAATGATGTTTCTCCTATGACAAAAAGATTtcattaaaaggaaaaaaattctAGTTATAAATCAAGATGCTCATATTCAAATGCCTTGTTCAATATTGAACCACATAAGAGTACCTGACATTtttcatatgtatatgtatttgtacTTGCAATGTGGAGGTTTAGAGACAAGAGCCACTCAACAAGGGTATAGAGTATCAAATGGACTTTACCAGGCCCCATTTGGTTTCTTGGACAAAGGAAAGAACAAGAGAGGGGGTAAGATTTGCAATCCCTTTCTCTCAAGTTTGTTTGAGACGAGCCATCATACCCAACTGCAATGTCTAGCAAAGCATGCCGCAGGAGCAGTGGATTGCAATTTCACTAGACTGGTAATAAAAGGGTCACTACCCTCCATTCCCACTACAATTATGCTCTATGCACTCTAGTGGTAGGGATAATTTCATCAAACTTCATTAATCCCATAGTCAATCTAATGTTTATCTGAATCCCAATTCCAAAGCCCAGAAAATGAATAGATATTTCAATCCCATCTTTAAACCCCAAAGCCTTGTGCTCAAAAACCCTCTCTCTCACCCActtaaacaaaacaattcatAGTAAGTTAGTAGATTATTTTAGATTTCAAGATCAAATGTTTAACTGCAAAACAGAAAGTTCTGTCATATCTAGCCTACATCAAGGCAGGATAAGAAAGAAGATTTTCCCAAACATAAAGTGACATAAATCCCAACAGAGATAGGCACAAGGAAATGTGATCTCCGTCATCTCAACTAATTCAAATATCAATAAGCAAGTAAAAAGCAATTAAACCTAGCTAAATTTCTTTTCATATGCGCCTCTAGCCCATTCTCCAATCTTAGAAGATTACTCTCGCAAGAAACAAAACAGCATAACAATAAACATCGGGATCAAAAATAAGAATCCGTGAAGAAAAATTCCGCGGATCATCTCTAACTATGCGTATCATTTTCAACACAAAGTCCACAAATAAAACATCACTCGTaattcaaccaaacaaaggaGTGAACAGAAATGCAGAGTATTTCATAATTCAGAACATAAAACACcaattatataaatgaaatcCACAGAATTCAGATCACAAGCTAAATTGTGCCTGTACATATAGATAAATGCATAGTGAGAGATAAGAGTTTTACGTCGGAGAGGGAAGGGTAGATTTTAGTATCGACGGCAGCCATTGATTCAGTCAGCTACGAACTGCGGGCGTTGAGAGAGGGAAAAAGTGATCTATGACCAGAAATTCAGTGGTGGGCGTGCGGTGAGTTGAGGAAAGATTCAAGAAGCTTAGAGAATAGAGAGTGAGAGGATGGTCATTGGTCGATCGACGTGCAACAAATTCAGTTGGGTTATCCGAATCAAATCAATTCGAACCAAACTGAATCGTGCGGAACTGAACTAATAATATActgtttttccaaaaaaaaaaaaaaaaaaaaaactaataatcctatatataaaaaagctaGATGTTTTTAGCCAAAATTTTTGGCTCCAATTCCCGCTCAAAAGATGCTACGTCGTTTTAGTGATAGCATGATCAGTTTTACGCAGTGTTTAATGCTATTGAATTTAAGTATGCTGGGACTCTTCGTTTGGATAAATGtttagtttaaataaataaaaggtcgTGTCCATTACTTATCAAAACCTGAGCATTAATGAACCTAATTCAATCGGCAGCCGTAAAatttcttagatatctaaacgTCGGCCTTAATGcttttaattcattattaagTTACATTAATAGGACTCTAAATGATGGCCTATAAAAGGTGAGAAAGTTCAGTTCATGTATGCCATTGGAATTTtacatacatacaaacacaTTCACTAGAGATTGTAGGATACAAAATGCCGCCGATGTACGTCTTGGCCACTGATATATCACCAATGAGAACAACCTGTGCATTGAAGGTAAGATGCATTCGAACGTATGAAGTGAAGGAACGTAGGTCCACTGAAGTTGTGAAATGTCGAGAATGTGTCTTCCATGATAGCGAGGTAATCTTCTGACCTGAAAAATGCATCATAAATATCAAGTTTTATATGAAAAGTGTCTATATACAGCACATTCAATTGATAACActgtaatttttgtttatttttcattgTAGGGTAATGTTTTACATGCTCACATCCCACGCGAGCATGTTGTTAAATTTCAAAACCAGTTTTTTGAAGGAAAAGTTTATTGTCTAAAAAACTTTCTTGTGGTCactaatttttatacttataagACGAGCCCAAACAAATTTATGGTCAAGTTTAATTACTCTACGATTGTGAAACAGtacaagaatttaaattttcCTAGGCACATGTTTCGTCTGAGAAGTTTTAAATCTTTGAAAGAGTCTGAGAAGATTGATGACAAAGAACTCATTGGTAAATTATCAAACTcattttctattctattctattcatTTAGTACACTGTTTATATGCTctaatggaattttttttttaagatgtgATTGGAAGGATCGTTGAGATTTATTCTCCTATAGAAAAGATTGTAGGTGGAAGGCCTTCTCGGTTGATTGACTTCC
This portion of the Ipomoea triloba cultivar NCNSP0323 chromosome 5, ASM357664v1 genome encodes:
- the LOC116020711 gene encoding cytochrome c oxidase subunit 6b-1-like; the protein is MAAVDTKIYPSLSDQYLLKEKEDKLNVPIEPAGDLKTPIVQGADMTSEIKLETAPADFRFPTTNQTRHCFTRYVEYHRCIAAKGDNAPECDKFAKYYRSLCPGEWIDRWNEQRENGSFPGPL